A single genomic interval of Bacillus smithii harbors:
- a CDS encoding IDEAL domain-containing protein, producing MESKRSYTEMMKSNGAPLSHENMIDVYIDMLLNEILLNKEKKQLMEEIDKTLDARDRESFLELSAKLIELEKRFGI from the coding sequence ATGGAAAGTAAAAGATCTTATACCGAGATGATGAAGTCGAATGGAGCGCCACTCAGCCACGAGAATATGATTGATGTTTACATCGATATGCTTTTGAATGAAATCTTGTTGAACAAGGAAAAGAAACAGCTGATGGAAGAAATCGACAAAACATTGGATGCAAGAGATCGAGAATCCTTCCTTGAACTTTCCGCCAAATTGATTGAATTAGAAAAACGCTTTGGTATTTAA
- a CDS encoding competence protein ComK: MEKEKKNKMMLEYEINPLTMIILPAEYGQKVYSKIMEVEDEYISTMKPFDVVKRSCKYYGASYSGRREGTRQLIGITHKAPIIVDPFHAIYLFPTLSPAKSDCIWINHEHVAAYDRADAYETSVTFSNGKSLRLPISRSSFESQFMRTAMLRIRFEQRMQHIEKKYGMNADKRMALEGYHPYHFR; the protein is encoded by the coding sequence ATGGAAAAGGAAAAGAAAAACAAAATGATGTTAGAATACGAGATCAATCCCTTAACTATGATCATCCTTCCGGCAGAATATGGACAAAAAGTGTATTCCAAAATTATGGAAGTAGAGGATGAATATATTTCAACGATGAAGCCTTTCGATGTCGTCAAAAGAAGCTGCAAGTACTATGGAGCGTCTTATTCAGGCAGGAGAGAAGGGACCCGACAATTAATCGGCATTACCCATAAAGCTCCGATCATTGTGGACCCGTTTCATGCGATTTATTTGTTTCCTACATTGTCTCCTGCAAAAAGCGACTGCATATGGATCAACCACGAACATGTGGCGGCTTATGACCGAGCTGATGCCTATGAAACATCCGTCACCTTCAGCAATGGAAAATCACTTCGTCTCCCCATCTCTAGAAGCTCCTTTGAATCACAGTTTATGCGTACCGCCATGCTGAGAATTCGTTTTGAACAAAGAATGCAGCATATTGAAAAAAAATATGGGATGAATGCAGACAAAAGAATGGCGTTAGAAGGCTATCACCCTTATCATTTCAGGTAA
- a CDS encoding TVP38/TMEM64 family protein: MDFETLTNGFTLEHVMDLIRKYRSFGPIPGILLPMMEAFFPFLPLFLFVMANANAFGLWLGFLFSWVGAVAGALLVFGLIRKFGQRRMLRFLKNHPKVSKLMNWLERHGFGPLFLLMCFPFTPSALINIVAGLSNIKKYQYFIAVVAGKMVMIFTISFIGHDVVSLIKKPLRTVIVVIVIFILWLAGKWLELRLNEKEHKKGKQPGT; this comes from the coding sequence ATGGATTTTGAGACTCTGACAAATGGGTTTACACTTGAACACGTAATGGACTTAATCCGAAAATATCGTTCATTTGGGCCGATACCAGGAATTTTGCTTCCCATGATGGAGGCGTTTTTTCCGTTTTTGCCTCTGTTTTTATTTGTAATGGCCAACGCCAACGCTTTTGGTCTCTGGTTAGGATTTTTGTTTTCCTGGGTTGGAGCTGTTGCCGGCGCTTTGCTTGTTTTTGGATTGATCAGGAAATTCGGGCAAAGAAGAATGCTTCGCTTTCTGAAAAATCATCCGAAGGTAAGCAAATTGATGAACTGGCTGGAAAGACATGGGTTTGGCCCGCTCTTTTTATTGATGTGCTTTCCGTTTACGCCGTCTGCTCTCATCAATATAGTGGCCGGGCTTTCCAATATAAAAAAATACCAGTATTTCATAGCTGTAGTGGCTGGTAAAATGGTGATGATATTCACGATCAGCTTCATTGGCCATGATGTCGTTTCCCTTATTAAAAAGCCGCTTCGGACCGTGATCGTGGTGATCGTGATTTTTATCCTTTGGCTTGCAGGGAAATGGCTGGAATTGCGATTGAATGAAAAAGAACACAAAAAGGGAAAGCAACCTGGTACATAA
- a CDS encoding FUSC family protein, translated as MGQIKLTMPEKISLILKMVIGSAVSWESAILFGSKYPYLGPISLILCLQTTIMKTIQFGIARIVGTIIGAASVFILASSLHANAWSLAIVMLVSLVIPLLLGADGIMLHQIALSVLLVFAFEHKLEGYGLDRIRDSIIGVAVALLLQQFFHPPNLTKKAMKEVEELPEILADKLKSLAVWLDAGALFLLESSLRNWNDGKTIANIAFHKNYENLSNEKFYFPAMWHAQHLLSVLKQHPLAASL; from the coding sequence GTGGGGCAAATAAAGCTGACAATGCCAGAAAAAATAAGCCTGATTCTCAAAATGGTGATTGGATCAGCCGTTTCATGGGAATCGGCCATTTTATTTGGTTCAAAATATCCTTATTTAGGACCGATTTCACTCATTCTTTGTTTACAAACGACGATCATGAAAACGATCCAATTTGGAATCGCTCGAATCGTCGGAACGATCATCGGGGCAGCGTCTGTTTTCATTCTCGCATCTTCTTTGCATGCGAATGCCTGGTCATTGGCTATTGTCATGCTGGTCAGTCTTGTCATCCCTCTCCTTTTAGGGGCTGATGGCATTATGCTGCACCAAATTGCACTAAGCGTACTGCTCGTTTTTGCATTTGAGCATAAGCTTGAGGGATATGGATTGGATCGAATCCGAGATTCCATCATTGGGGTAGCCGTGGCTCTGTTGCTGCAACAATTCTTCCATCCGCCTAATTTAACAAAAAAAGCAATGAAAGAAGTGGAAGAATTGCCTGAAATATTAGCGGATAAACTGAAATCCTTGGCAGTCTGGCTTGACGCAGGAGCCCTTTTCTTGTTGGAGTCTTCCCTCCGCAATTGGAATGACGGAAAAACAATAGCAAATATTGCATTTCATAAGAATTATGAGAACCTTTCAAATGAAAAATTTTACTTTCCGGCTATGTGGCATGCACAGCATCTACTCTCTGTTCTGAAACAACACCCGCTTGCCGCCTCTCTTTGA
- a CDS encoding transposase: MRTKNRLNPIESKYFRPEITNCPECGNKLVYCHPVWRKTISTLKGEFKIINLGYRCENNSCSNDTVYRSAEAEQLSMKHITYGMDVIAYIGYLRFKEHKTRSEIATILSEKEVKISERQVQKLYERYALLLRASVKENMKETLENIVKEHGGLVLSIDGVQPEKGNETLYVIREVLSGTILAAHNLKSSASQELIGIIQPILDWGYPIQGFISDGQQSIRLAIEQIVPDIPYQYCQFHYFKDIAKPLVEKDRKLKTNIKKKLRGIREVERKIENSPSKNIEEEVASDYIAAIRSVLLEDGKPPFELPGTCVFERTNAIKDSIEKCLDKKGDSST; the protein is encoded by the coding sequence ATGCGTACCAAAAATAGATTAAATCCAATCGAATCAAAATACTTTAGACCCGAGATAACTAATTGTCCAGAATGTGGTAATAAATTAGTATACTGTCACCCTGTTTGGAGAAAAACAATTTCTACCCTAAAAGGTGAATTTAAAATCATAAATCTAGGATACCGATGTGAGAATAACTCCTGTTCTAATGACACCGTATATCGTTCAGCTGAAGCCGAACAATTAAGTATGAAGCACATTACTTATGGAATGGATGTCATCGCATATATCGGATATTTACGGTTTAAAGAACATAAGACTCGATCTGAGATAGCTACTATCTTATCGGAAAAAGAAGTAAAAATTTCTGAGAGGCAAGTACAGAAACTTTATGAAAGATATGCGTTATTACTGCGGGCAAGCGTTAAAGAAAATATGAAAGAGACATTAGAAAATATTGTGAAAGAACATGGAGGACTTGTCTTATCTATTGATGGTGTCCAACCCGAAAAAGGTAACGAAACATTGTATGTCATCCGTGAAGTTCTTAGTGGTACTATTTTAGCTGCACATAATTTAAAAAGCAGTGCTTCTCAAGAACTGATAGGTATTATTCAACCCATTTTAGACTGGGGTTATCCAATCCAAGGTTTTATCAGTGATGGGCAACAATCCATTCGTTTAGCAATTGAACAAATAGTTCCAGATATTCCGTATCAATATTGTCAGTTTCATTACTTTAAAGACATAGCCAAACCATTAGTTGAAAAAGATAGAAAACTAAAAACGAATATCAAAAAGAAGCTAAGGGGAATAAGGGAAGTTGAAAGAAAAATTGAAAATTCTCCATCTAAAAACATAGAAGAAGAGGTAGCAAGTGACTATATTGCGGCTATTCGATCCGTTCTTCTAGAAGATGGTAAGCCACCATTCGAATTACCAGGCACTTGTGTTTTTGAACGAACGAATGCGATTAAAGATTCGATTGAAAAATGCCTGGATAAAAAAGGGGACTCCTCTACTTGA
- the addB gene encoding helicase-exonuclease AddAB subunit AddB, which translates to MSVRFILGRSGTGKTKFIIDEITHQLIENPSGKPIIYIVPDQMTFLSEYTLVNTPGLNGMMRAQVYSFSRLAWKVLQETGGFARIHLSSAGLNMLIRKIIEERKENLRLFAKAADKSGFIQHVEKALIELKRYCVGTDELAARRTEFEENGEAQLLIDKLHDLHLIYEEFENHLVDRYIASEDYFQLLAESIQKSEYLQDAQIYIDGFHSFTPQEYLVIYELMKAASQVSIALTLDRPYSEELPRETDLFRMTGETYASLWKMARDSGISTENIMMTEFVRSKEQSLIHLERFFDKRPAKPFIGEGAPVVFEAANRRAEIEGVAREIRRLVREHHHRYKEIAVLVRNGQDYQELIETIFYDYEIPFFIDQKRTMLNHPFIELIRSSLEILTSFWRYEPVFRAVKTELLYPFKMKAEQIREKIDRFENYCLAHGVKGELWTTKKRWVYRRYRGLELTDAPQTDEERAIEEEINELRAMIRTPVLRLDRRFRQAKNGRDFCEALYKYFEELDIPAKLERLSMEAEENGDLLAARDHEQAWNAIIGLLDEFVEMLGDQPFTLKKFATILEAGIESMRFTNVPPSADQVIIADLELSRLSDIKTAFIVGVNDGVLPAKMAEEGILTDEERERMASLGMKLAPTSKTRLLNEEFIAYKAFTTPSEQLYLSYPIANEEGKALLPSLYIKRMKEIYPNIKEQLLLNDPSELEEQDQLSYISHPGTAISYLTSQIQLKLRNYPMYSIWWDVYNFYMSHQDWKWKARRILSSLFYRNEAKNLTEETSKELYGDHILASVSRMELFHGCPFSHFARFGLGLREREVFRLEAPDIGELFHGALKWMADEVKKRGLGWKTLTKDQCAQLARESIQYLAPKLQNQILLSSNRYHYIKKKLESIISKASYILSEHSRASGFEPIGLELGFGPKAELPPFTFTLKNGIKMELAGRIDRVDKAEENSSVFLRVIDYKSSSKDLDLTEVYYGLALQMLTYLDIVLANSEQLIGTPALPAGVLYFHVHNPMLKTNKMLTMDEVEEEIFKQYKMKGLVLSDPNVVRLMDQTLETGDSAIISAGLKKDGTLNARSKAASDNDFESLRKYVRKFYEKTGNDIVSGKIDIAPYKYKKKTPCEFCSFRSLCQFDPSFEENRYRIIIPLKDEDVLKLIRERGEQ; encoded by the coding sequence ATGTCTGTTCGTTTTATTTTAGGACGTTCCGGAACCGGAAAAACGAAGTTCATAATAGATGAAATTACTCACCAATTAATCGAAAATCCATCTGGAAAGCCGATTATTTATATAGTCCCTGATCAAATGACTTTTTTATCCGAATATACGCTTGTGAATACTCCGGGATTGAACGGCATGATGCGTGCTCAAGTTTATAGTTTTTCGCGTCTTGCATGGAAAGTTCTTCAAGAAACGGGAGGATTCGCTCGGATTCACTTGTCTTCAGCCGGTTTAAATATGCTGATTCGAAAAATCATCGAAGAAAGAAAAGAGAATCTGCGGCTTTTTGCTAAAGCAGCAGACAAATCGGGGTTTATTCAGCATGTGGAAAAAGCGCTTATTGAACTGAAACGCTATTGCGTTGGCACTGATGAACTTGCGGCCAGGAGAACGGAGTTTGAGGAAAATGGAGAGGCCCAGCTTTTGATTGATAAATTGCACGATCTCCACTTGATTTACGAAGAGTTTGAAAATCATCTCGTTGACCGCTATATTGCATCGGAGGATTATTTTCAATTATTGGCGGAGTCCATCCAAAAGTCGGAGTATTTGCAAGACGCTCAAATTTATATCGATGGATTCCACAGTTTTACTCCCCAAGAATACTTGGTGATCTACGAATTGATGAAAGCTGCATCTCAAGTTTCGATTGCGCTGACACTGGACCGTCCTTATTCAGAAGAACTTCCGCGAGAAACGGATTTGTTCCGGATGACTGGCGAAACTTATGCTTCCTTGTGGAAAATGGCCCGCGATTCCGGGATATCGACAGAAAATATCATGATGACGGAGTTTGTTCGCAGCAAGGAACAGAGTCTTATTCATTTGGAACGCTTTTTTGACAAAAGGCCGGCCAAGCCGTTTATTGGGGAAGGCGCGCCCGTTGTTTTCGAGGCGGCGAACAGGAGAGCAGAGATTGAAGGAGTGGCAAGAGAAATCCGAAGACTTGTCCGTGAACATCATCATCGTTATAAAGAGATAGCAGTGTTGGTCAGAAACGGACAAGATTATCAGGAATTGATTGAAACTATTTTTTATGACTACGAGATTCCGTTTTTTATTGATCAAAAAAGAACCATGTTAAATCATCCTTTTATTGAATTGATTCGTTCCAGTCTTGAAATTTTAACTAGCTTTTGGCGTTATGAACCGGTTTTTCGCGCTGTCAAAACAGAGCTTCTTTATCCTTTCAAGATGAAAGCAGAGCAGATAAGAGAAAAAATAGACCGGTTTGAAAACTATTGTTTGGCTCACGGAGTGAAAGGGGAACTGTGGACAACAAAAAAACGCTGGGTTTACAGAAGATACAGAGGACTTGAGCTGACGGACGCACCGCAAACGGACGAGGAGCGGGCAATAGAGGAAGAAATAAACGAATTGCGGGCTATGATTCGAACGCCTGTTTTACGGCTCGATCGACGGTTTCGTCAAGCGAAAAACGGAAGAGATTTTTGCGAGGCGCTTTATAAGTATTTTGAAGAACTGGATATTCCGGCGAAACTGGAAAGACTCAGTATGGAAGCTGAAGAAAACGGGGATTTACTGGCAGCTCGTGATCATGAACAAGCGTGGAATGCTATCATTGGATTGCTGGACGAGTTTGTAGAGATGCTTGGCGACCAGCCTTTTACGCTGAAGAAATTCGCAACGATCCTCGAAGCGGGCATTGAATCGATGCGATTTACCAATGTTCCACCATCTGCCGATCAAGTCATCATCGCCGATTTGGAATTGTCACGTCTTTCGGATATCAAGACCGCATTTATCGTCGGAGTGAACGATGGAGTTTTGCCGGCCAAAATGGCAGAGGAAGGTATTTTGACGGATGAAGAGAGGGAACGGATGGCTTCATTAGGGATGAAGCTTGCACCAACGAGCAAAACCAGGTTGCTGAATGAAGAGTTTATTGCTTACAAAGCGTTTACAACTCCATCTGAACAACTTTATCTATCTTACCCGATCGCTAATGAAGAAGGGAAAGCTTTGCTTCCTTCCCTCTACATCAAAAGAATGAAGGAAATATATCCGAATATAAAAGAACAGCTATTGTTGAACGATCCTTCCGAACTGGAGGAGCAGGATCAACTGTCTTACATTTCCCATCCGGGGACGGCTATTTCGTATTTAACGTCTCAAATTCAGCTTAAATTACGGAATTATCCAATGTATTCCATTTGGTGGGATGTCTACAATTTTTATATGAGCCACCAAGATTGGAAGTGGAAGGCAAGGAGAATTTTGTCCAGTTTGTTTTATCGAAATGAAGCGAAGAATTTAACAGAGGAAACAAGCAAAGAGCTTTACGGAGACCATATTTTGGCTAGCGTTTCGAGAATGGAGCTTTTCCATGGCTGTCCGTTTTCCCATTTTGCTCGATTCGGGCTCGGTCTTCGAGAACGAGAGGTGTTCCGTTTAGAAGCTCCCGATATCGGTGAGCTGTTCCACGGAGCGTTAAAATGGATGGCCGATGAAGTGAAAAAAAGAGGTCTCGGCTGGAAGACATTGACGAAAGATCAGTGTGCGCAATTGGCAAGAGAATCGATTCAATATTTGGCGCCAAAGCTGCAAAATCAAATTTTATTGAGTTCGAACCGCTATCATTATATTAAGAAAAAGCTTGAATCTATTATCAGCAAGGCTTCTTACATTTTAAGCGAACATTCACGGGCAAGCGGGTTTGAGCCAATCGGGCTGGAATTAGGATTTGGACCAAAAGCAGAACTTCCGCCTTTTACGTTCACTTTGAAAAACGGCATCAAAATGGAGCTGGCAGGAAGAATCGATCGTGTTGATAAAGCGGAAGAAAACAGTAGTGTATTTTTAAGGGTGATTGATTATAAATCCAGCAGCAAGGATCTTGATTTAACAGAAGTTTATTATGGTCTTGCTCTTCAAATGTTGACGTATTTAGATATTGTGTTGGCGAATTCGGAACAGTTGATAGGAACCCCTGCATTGCCTGCCGGAGTGTTGTATTTCCATGTCCATAATCCGATGCTGAAAACGAATAAAATGCTGACGATGGACGAGGTGGAAGAAGAAATTTTTAAACAATACAAAATGAAAGGACTTGTGCTAAGCGATCCGAACGTGGTCCGATTGATGGATCAAACTTTGGAAACGGGGGATTCGGCCATCATTTCCGCCGGACTGAAAAAAGACGGAACGCTTAACGCGCGTTCAAAAGCAGCTTCTGATAATGATTTTGAATCGCTGAGAAAATATGTACGGAAGTTCTATGAAAAGACCGGCAATGATATTGTCTCCGGGAAAATCGATATTGCCCCATACAAATATAAAAAGAAAACACCTTGCGAATTTTGTTCTTTCCGTTCACTGTGCCAGTTTGACCCAAGTTTTGAGGAAAATCGATATCGAATCATCATACCTCTAAAAGATGAAGATGTATTAAAGTTGATACGCGAAAGGGGCGAGCAATGA
- the addA gene encoding helicase-exonuclease AddAB subunit AddA — translation MGKYPIPLKPDHVSWTDDQWKAIMADGQDILVAAAAGSGKTAVLVERIIQKITSRKNPVDVDELLVVTFTNASAAEMKHRIGQALEEAANQQPNSEHLRKQLGLLNRASISTLHSFCLEVIQKFYYLIDIDPAFRIVENMEGTLLREEALDELFEEEYGKEGNDRFYQLVETFSNDRSDAELQDLVNKLYFFSQSHPNPELWLEQLADMYDVNEEDSIDELPFLGALKFEIGLQLEIAFQLLREGLELTKRPGGPAPRAENFLIDLEMVESLLAAKDSWQDLYEKFQNVTFDRLKSCRGSEYDKTLVDESKNIRDQAKKIIQKIKDDYFSRNPRYYLRDLKEMKDVVETLAYLVKAFMNRYQEKKREKGLVDFSDLEHYCLAILTESESNGERVPSEAALYYQHRFKEVLVDEYQDTNLVQEAILQLVSKRPETDGNLFMVGDVKQSIYRFRLAEPNLFLEKYRRFTADGEGSGLKIDLSKNFRSRYEVLAGTNFLFKQIMGAKVGEIEYDEQAELVKGSSYPEEEEYPVEVVLMDQGEKQERAVSTEEYADQALFDEEDLEQSQIESRWMAGKIRELILERKPIFDPKTQTHRPIQYRDIVILLRSMTWAPEIMEEFKKAGIPVYADLSTGYFNATEIAIMMSLLKVIDNPYQDIPLASVLRSPIVNCSEDELAKIRLHSKKGSYYDALKAFIQAVPKPSEEELHEKVSLFAKELPKWRSKARTGSLSELIWQLYRDTGFYEFVGGLPGGKQRQANLRALYDRARQYESTSFRGLFRFLRFIERMNERGDDLGAARALSEQEDVVRLMTIHASKGLEFPVVFVAGLGKQFNFEDLKKSYLMDKEYGFASSYVNVEKRISYPTIIQMAFKRKKRLESIAEEMRVLYVALTRAKEKLYLIGTLKNAEKAISSWKKALSRPDWLLSEYDRANANCYLDWIGPALVRHRDACLLHEDETDSPSEIQEIWHHPSKWLVHLYHKDEFKETVTNESQEENGWAELVEKGKIVPFESSFQKEITKQLEWKYPFADSVRLRSKQSVSELKRLFEMPDETAGTDLIRRHEKPIFERPKFMQEKKLTPAEIGTAMHAVMQHIPLSVFPTKESIIELVAQLRQKELITAEQAEAIHIEEILGFFETSVGKRLIRADRIWREVPFSMAIEAKELNEKWKDVADSVLVQGIIDCLFEENGQLVLLDYKTDRMDRFVKGGKDVVQVLENRYRIQIALYTRAVEQILKRPLSEAYLYFFDGGRLIEINDRL, via the coding sequence ATGGGCAAATATCCAATTCCGTTAAAACCGGATCATGTAAGTTGGACAGACGATCAATGGAAAGCGATCATGGCGGACGGACAAGATATATTAGTGGCCGCAGCGGCAGGCTCTGGAAAAACGGCTGTCTTGGTGGAACGGATTATCCAAAAAATCACCAGTCGCAAAAATCCGGTGGATGTGGATGAATTATTGGTGGTCACATTTACAAATGCTTCTGCTGCAGAAATGAAACATCGAATTGGACAGGCTTTAGAAGAAGCCGCCAATCAGCAGCCAAATTCAGAGCATTTGCGTAAACAATTAGGCCTTCTGAACCGAGCGTCCATTTCCACTCTTCATTCTTTTTGCTTAGAAGTGATTCAAAAATTTTACTATTTGATCGATATCGATCCGGCGTTTCGGATTGTTGAGAATATGGAAGGAACGCTTCTTCGAGAGGAAGCGCTCGATGAACTTTTTGAAGAAGAATACGGAAAAGAAGGAAACGATCGCTTTTACCAATTGGTTGAAACTTTTTCCAACGACCGTAGCGATGCAGAACTTCAGGATTTAGTGAATAAGTTGTATTTTTTTTCACAATCTCATCCGAATCCGGAATTATGGTTGGAACAGTTAGCCGATATGTATGATGTGAATGAAGAGGATTCCATAGATGAATTGCCGTTTTTAGGGGCACTGAAATTTGAAATTGGACTGCAGTTGGAAATTGCCTTCCAGCTCCTTCGCGAGGGATTAGAGCTGACGAAGAGGCCGGGTGGTCCGGCTCCTCGGGCGGAAAACTTTTTGATTGATCTGGAGATGGTCGAAAGCCTTTTAGCCGCAAAGGATTCTTGGCAAGATTTATACGAAAAGTTTCAAAACGTGACTTTTGATAGATTAAAAAGCTGCCGAGGATCAGAGTACGACAAAACCCTCGTGGATGAATCAAAAAACATACGGGATCAGGCGAAGAAAATCATACAAAAGATAAAAGACGACTATTTTTCAAGAAATCCTCGCTACTATTTACGGGATTTGAAAGAGATGAAAGACGTTGTCGAAACATTGGCTTATTTAGTAAAAGCGTTTATGAACCGCTACCAAGAAAAAAAGAGAGAAAAAGGGCTGGTCGATTTCTCCGACCTGGAACATTATTGCTTGGCGATTTTGACGGAATCGGAATCTAATGGCGAGCGAGTACCTTCGGAAGCCGCTTTGTATTATCAACATCGATTCAAAGAAGTATTGGTGGATGAATATCAAGATACGAATCTAGTTCAAGAAGCCATTCTTCAACTCGTTTCCAAGAGACCGGAGACAGACGGAAATTTGTTTATGGTTGGAGATGTGAAGCAGTCTATTTATCGTTTCCGACTGGCAGAACCAAATCTGTTCTTAGAGAAATACCGCCGGTTTACGGCAGACGGGGAAGGAAGCGGGCTAAAAATCGACCTTTCGAAAAATTTTCGCAGCCGGTATGAAGTCCTTGCAGGAACGAATTTTCTTTTTAAACAGATCATGGGTGCTAAAGTGGGAGAAATTGAATACGATGAACAGGCGGAACTTGTTAAAGGTTCATCTTATCCTGAAGAGGAAGAATATCCGGTAGAAGTGGTCTTGATGGACCAAGGAGAAAAACAGGAACGCGCTGTTTCGACCGAGGAATATGCGGATCAAGCTTTATTCGACGAAGAAGATTTGGAGCAATCGCAAATCGAGTCGCGATGGATGGCGGGGAAAATCCGGGAATTAATTTTGGAACGAAAACCTATTTTTGATCCGAAAACGCAAACTCATCGCCCGATCCAATACCGGGATATCGTTATTTTATTGCGGTCCATGACGTGGGCGCCAGAGATCATGGAAGAATTTAAAAAGGCCGGAATACCCGTTTATGCCGATTTGTCTACTGGATATTTCAATGCGACGGAAATCGCTATTATGATGTCTCTTTTAAAAGTCATCGACAATCCTTATCAAGATATACCTCTTGCTTCCGTTCTTCGCTCGCCGATCGTAAACTGTTCAGAAGATGAATTGGCAAAAATCCGCCTTCATTCTAAAAAAGGAAGCTATTATGATGCACTAAAAGCCTTTATTCAAGCGGTTCCGAAACCGTCTGAAGAAGAACTCCATGAAAAAGTGAGTTTATTTGCAAAAGAGCTTCCTAAATGGAGATCGAAGGCACGTACGGGAAGTCTTTCAGAACTGATCTGGCAGCTATATCGTGATACAGGATTTTATGAATTTGTGGGCGGGCTCCCTGGAGGCAAACAGCGGCAAGCCAATTTAAGGGCATTATACGATCGCGCTCGCCAATATGAAAGCACATCGTTTCGAGGGCTGTTCCGGTTTTTGCGCTTTATTGAACGGATGAATGAACGCGGGGACGATTTAGGAGCTGCACGAGCTCTTAGCGAACAAGAAGATGTCGTTCGACTTATGACGATACATGCAAGCAAAGGACTGGAATTTCCTGTCGTCTTTGTGGCCGGTCTTGGCAAACAGTTTAACTTCGAGGATCTTAAAAAATCGTATTTAATGGACAAAGAGTACGGTTTTGCCAGCAGCTATGTAAATGTTGAAAAAAGAATCAGTTATCCAACGATTATTCAAATGGCCTTTAAAAGAAAAAAAAGGTTGGAATCAATAGCTGAGGAAATGCGGGTGCTATATGTTGCCTTAACCCGTGCGAAAGAAAAGTTATATTTAATAGGAACGTTAAAAAATGCCGAAAAGGCCATATCTTCTTGGAAAAAGGCACTAAGCAGGCCAGACTGGTTATTGAGCGAATACGACAGGGCCAATGCCAATTGTTATTTGGATTGGATCGGTCCGGCGCTTGTCCGTCATAGAGACGCATGTTTACTTCATGAAGATGAAACGGACTCTCCTTCGGAAATACAAGAAATTTGGCATCATCCTTCAAAATGGTTGGTCCATCTTTACCATAAAGATGAGTTTAAAGAAACAGTAACGAACGAGAGTCAAGAAGAAAACGGATGGGCTGAACTGGTGGAAAAAGGAAAAATCGTTCCATTTGAATCTTCATTTCAAAAAGAGATTACAAAGCAATTGGAGTGGAAATATCCATTTGCTGATTCAGTGCGGCTTCGTTCTAAACAATCGGTTTCCGAACTGAAAAGATTATTTGAAATGCCTGACGAAACAGCTGGTACCGATCTTATTCGCCGACATGAAAAACCTATTTTTGAGCGGCCGAAGTTTATGCAAGAAAAAAAATTAACACCCGCTGAAATAGGAACGGCCATGCATGCTGTCATGCAGCATATTCCGCTAAGCGTTTTTCCAACGAAGGAATCGATCATTGAATTGGTTGCTCAGCTGCGACAGAAAGAATTGATTACCGCTGAACAAGCGGAAGCGATTCATATTGAAGAAATTCTAGGTTTCTTTGAAACTTCTGTCGGAAAACGCCTTATCCGCGCTGATCGAATTTGGCGAGAGGTGCCATTTAGTATGGCGATAGAAGCGAAGGAATTGAACGAAAAATGGAAGGATGTAGCGGATTCCGTTTTAGTTCAAGGCATCATTGATTGCTTATTCGAGGAGAATGGTCAGCTTGTTTTGTTGGATTATAAAACAGATCGAATGGACCGATTCGTAAAAGGCGGGAAGGATGTTGTTCAAGTATTGGAAAATCGCTATCGTATTCAAATAGCTTTATATACAAGAGCGGTGGAGCAAATTTTAAAGCGGCCGCTTTCTGAAGCCTATTTATACTTTTTTGACGGTGGCCGTCTTATAGAGATAAACGACCGATTATGA
- a CDS encoding spore germination protein yields MPSVIGSAQFIHVSNGVVQFGDTAFISPKSASRTSAGAGGFNTGPFIVTYSGLSTNPTITTSVFDQPLAGNN; encoded by the coding sequence ATGCCGTCTGTAATCGGATCTGCCCAATTCATACACGTGAGCAACGGAGTGGTGCAATTTGGCGATACCGCTTTTATTTCGCCAAAATCAGCCTCAAGAACGTCGGCAGGCGCCGGCGGTTTTAATACCGGACCATTTATCGTGACCTATTCAGGGCTCAGCACGAATCCAACTATAACAACAAGTGTCTTCGACCAGCCTCTTGCTGGAAATAATTGA